The DNA region CACAGTGCATTGCTAACAATCAAATTGGTTGTTCAACCAACATTAAAATAGAAAACTATTGCTTGGAAAATACGTTCAGGCTGTAATTATTAGTGTCATACCAATTAGGGTGCTAAAGAGCCGCACAACGACAGCTTTTGCGTCAGTTGCACGGCTCTGAAATTGGCTAGGCTCCGCCCTCTGATGGCGGGGGCATCCAGTCTGGCGCGATATCTTCAAACGAAGTGTAGGGCGACATATACATAAGCTCTGCAACGCCCACCGGGCCGTTGCGCTGCTTGCCGATAATAATTTCGGCAATGCCCTGGGGCGGTCGGTCGGCGGGTTTTTGAAATTTGTATACGTCATCGCGGTATACAAACATGATAACGTCGGCGTCCTGCTCAATAGCGCCAGATTCGCGAAGGTCCGAAAGCATGGGGCGTTTGTCGCTGCGTTCTTCCACCTTGCGGTTAAGCTGCGAAAGCGCAACCACGGGTACGTTCATTTCCTTGGCAAGGCCTTTGAGCGAACGCGATATATCCGAAATTTCCAGTTCGCGCGAATCGGTGCGGCGGCTGGTACGCATGAGCTGCAGGTAGTCCACAACCACCATGCCAAGGCCTTTGTCCGCCTTGAGGCGACGGGCGCGGGCGCGCAGTTCCAACGTGGTGAGCGCCGGGGTGTCGTCAATAAATATGGGCGCACGGGCCACAACGTCCGCCGCGTCATAGAGGCGCTGCCAGTCTTCGTCTGTCAGAAGAGAAGGACGGCGCAATTTGGAAAGATCCACCTTGCCCCAAACTGCCAGCATGCGCTGCATGAGCTGTTCCTTGCTCATTTCGAGCGAAAAAACAGCCACAGGCACGTTCTGGCGCACGGCAGCGTTGATGGCCATGCACATGGAAAATGCCGTCTTGCCCATACTGGGGCGGGCCGCAACAATAATGAGATCTGAGGGTTGCAGACCAGCGGTCAGTTTGTCCAGGCGGGTATAGCCGGTGGTGACGCCTGTAATGACGTCCTTGGCATCGGCCAGCTTGGAAAGTTTGTCAAACACCCGTTCCAGCAGTTCTCGAGTGGGGGTAAAATCCTTGCCCGAGGTGCGCTGCGAAATGGAAAAAACCGCCTGTTCGGATTCGTCCAGCAGTTCGCCAACTTCGCGCGTGGCATCGTAACAGTTGACTATGATGCCGGAGCAGGCGTTGATCAGGCTGCGCTGCAAGGATTTGTCGCGGACTATGGTGGCGTAGTATTCCGCATTGGCGCCAGAAACAACGGCCTGCGCCAGCTCGCCCAGATAGACCGCGCCGCCAGCTTCTTCAAGGGCGTTCATGCTCTTGAGCTGTTCGGCGGTGGCAATAAGGTCGAGGGGGGCCGATTTGCGGTAAAGCTCTAGAAACGCCTTGTAGATGGTGGCGTGTGCGGGCAGATAAAAATCTTCGTCAGTGAGCTGGTCTGCGATGGAGTGCATGAGCTGGGGGCGCATGAAAACGCCGCCGAGCACAGCCTGTTCGGCTTCAACACTGTGGGGGGGCACACGCCGCAGAATGTCGGCCTCGGCCTTTTCCGCGCTGTGCGCGTTTGAAGAGCGAGACTGTCCATCCTTGTTGCGGCCCTGCCCAAAAGGCGAGCCCCCGGCCGCGTGGCCGGGGGCGGAATTGCTATCGTTGCGGGAAACCACGCAAACCCCTACTGGGCTGCCTCGGCTTCTTCAGCGGGAGCAGCAGGTGCGGGTTCTTCTTCGATGGGCTGATGGTCGGAAATGACCTTCACCGGCACCATGGCGATCACGCTGGCGTGCAGGCGCACGCGAACGGGATGTTCACCAAGGGTACGGATGGGGGCATCCATAAGGATGCGGCGGCGGTCAACTTCCACACCAAGGGCGGCAAGAGCGTCGCCGATGATGGTGGTGGTGACGGAGCCGTAAAGCTTGTCGTTGTCGCCCACGTGCATGGGGATAACAACTTCCAGGGCTTCCAGGCGGGCCTGGAGGGCCTGGGCGTCAGCGCGCACGGCATCCATGCGGGCCTGAAGCTTTTTGCGTTCCTGTTCAAAGCTCTTGAGGTTGGAAGGCGAAGCGACCATGGCCAGACCCTGCGGGAGCAGGAAATTGCGGCCATAACCAGCTTTCACTTCAACCACATCGCCAAGGCTGCCGAGATTTTCAACGTCGGCGCGAAGTATCAGTTTCATGTGCGCCTCCTTAAATGGTGCTCTTTTTCTTGACGCCGGAATCGTGCGTCGCGGTGTAGATGAGCAGGGCCATCTGGCGGGCGCGCTTGATTTCGCGGGTCAGCAGGCGCTGGTGATGTGCGCAGGTGCCGGTGATGCGGCGGGCAATGATCTTGCCGCGCTCGGTGATGAAGTCGCGCAGGATGTCGGCGCGCTTGTAATCCAGGGGCAGATCTTTATCTGCGCAGAAGCGGCAGAACTTGCGGCGCGGGGCAAATTTCTTCTTAAAAGCCATGTTAGGCAACCTCCCCGGCCACTTCGTCGGCCAACTTGACGGTCACAAACTTGAAGATGCCGTCGGTGATGCGAATGTTGCGTTCCAGCTCAGCGATAAGCTCAGCAGGAGCCTGGTACACCAGACGCACATAAAAGCCGCGCATCAGTTTGCGAACCGGGTAGGCGAGGTCGCGCATGCCCCAATTGTCCACTTCCACCATGACGCCCTTCTCACGCTCGATGATCGCGGTAAGGGCGGCAATGGTGCCCTCGCGAGTATCGGCGGAAAGCTCCGGGGAAAGGAGCAGCAGGGTTTCAAATTTCCGCATTGGTATTCTCCTTTTGGATTGGCAGCCCACGCCACACGGGGCGCGAGCAAGGAACGAGTCTTATACTTCCGGCAAATGGGCCTGTCAAGCCGAAATTTTCAGAAGGCCGAAAGCCTGCACTGCCAGGGTGATGCCGTGGGTTATGCGTACACGCGTGGGTTCATACCGCCAAAAAGGCAGAGCACTTCGTACGAAATGGTGCCCAGCGCGTCGGCGATGTCCTGCGGCGTCACCGCTTTTTGACCCGCCTCGGCGGGGCCGCCCACAAGCCATGCGGTGTCGCCCACGCGCACGAGCGGCAGATCGCTGACATCGGCCATGATCATGCCCATGCACACCCGGCCAACCTGGGGGGCGCGCCGTCCGTTGATGAGCATGGCGGCACGTGTTGAGAGCGCGCGGTTGAAAGCCGTGGCGTAGCCAATGGCAACAACCGCCACGGTGGCGGGCTTTTGCGCCGTAAACAGCCGACCATACGACACGCTGCGGCCCTCGGCTACCTGACGCACTTCGATAACGGGCGCGCTGACGCTCATGGCCCATTCCAAACCGAGCGCGGCGCCCTTGCCCTCCCACGAGGTCCCCGTAAAGGGATTGCCGCCGTAAAGCGAAATGCCGGGGCGGCATACCTCGAAATGCGCTTCGGGGCGGCCTATGGTGCCAGCCGTATTGCAGAGCGAGCGCTCAATATCCGGAAATGCCGCGCGCAGCGCGTCAGACATGGCGGTAAAGCGCTTGATCTGATCCTGCGAATAGGCTTCCTGTTCCGGCACGTCGGCGCAGGAAAAGTGCGATATGACCATGGCCGGGCAGATGCCCGGGATGTTGCGCAGGCGGTCGATGACCTGAGGCAGTTCTTCCTGCGAAAAGCCAAGGCGGCCCATGCCGGTTTCGCACTTTATGGCAACCCGCAGGGTGCGTCCGGCGTGGCAGTGGGCTGCGGCGCGCTCAAGCTGGTCAAAGTTGCCCACCACCGGGGTCAGTCCCTGCATGACGGCTCCCTGCCATTCCACATCGGTGAGAGCGCCCAGAAGCGGCACAATGGTTTGCCGCAGGCCAGCGTCGCGCAGGGCCATGCCTTCTGATACGGTTCCCACGGCAAAGCGCCGCGCGCCAGCGTCAGACAAAATCCGCGCCACAGGCACAAGGCCGTGGCCGTAGGCATCGGATTTGATGACCGGCATAAGCTTTTCAGCCTTGCCCATACGGCCAAAATTGCGGCGGATGGCGGCCAGATCGATGTGGCACAGCGATGGTGAAAACGTGCAGTCGCTCACAGGGAATTCCCTCATTTGAACTTTGCTGAAGGACATTCTGCGCGGTTTGTCCGCGCACCGCGCATGGCGGCAGCGAAGGGTCGCCGTCCCTTGCGGCCCCCCGGCGCAACGGCCCCGGCCATTGCGCGCAACACCCTTTAATGAAAGGGGGCAAGCTTAACAATATTGCCCCCAAGGCACAACAATTAGCCGTGCGGCATCCTCGCGCATTTGCCGCAAACCATAACTTTTTGAGCCGGAATCTGCGGATATCCGCTCACGATGCGGCGTGCTCCCCCTCTTGCGCAGTGCGGCGCTTGCGGCTACTCTGCGCGGCATGTCCCAATCCGTATTTACCATCGAACACACCGACGGCGCGGCCCGCGCCGGGGTGCTGCGCACGGCTCACGGCACTATCCCCACGCCTATCTTCATGCCCGTGGGAACCGTGGGCTCCGTCAAGGCGCTTGCCCCGGATGATCTGGCCGCCATTGGCGCGCCCATCATTCTGGGCAATACCTATCACCTTTATCTGCGCCCCGGCGATGAGCTTGTGCACAGGCGCGGGGGGCTGCACAAGTTCGCCTCCTGGCCCGGCTCCATCCTGACGGACAGCGGCGGTTTTCAGGTATTCAGCCTGAGTTCGCTGCGCAAGATCCGCGAGGAAGGCGTGGAGTTCCGCTCGCACCTCGACGGCTCAAAGCATCTGTTCACGCCTGAAAAGGTGCTGCAAATCCAGCGTAACCTGAATTCAGACATCATGATGGTGCTTGACGAATGCGTGCCCTTTGGCGCGGATTACGCCTATACGGAAAAATCCCTGGCCCTGACCACGCGCTGGGCCAAGCGCGCCATGGACGCCTATCCGCCCGGTTCGGCGCATAATCTGATGTTTGGCATCACGCAGGGCGGTTTTTACAAAGACCTGCGCGAGCGCTCGGTAAACGAACTGTGCGCTATGGATTTTGACGGCTTTGCCATTGGCGGGCTTTCGGTGGGCGAGCCGAAAGACAAGATGTACGACCTGCTCTACCACACAGCGCCCCTGCTGCCCGGTGAAAAGCCGCGCTACCTCATGGGCGTGGGGACGCCGCTGGACATTGCCACGGGCATCCATGCCGGGGTGGATATGTTCGACTGCGTGCTGCCCACCCGTAATGCGCGTAATGGCACGCTCTACACATCGCTTGGCAAGATCAACATCAAGCGGCGCGAATTTGCCGAGGATGACGGCCCCCTTGACCCCAACTGCCGTTGCTACGCCTGCCGCAATTTTTCGCGAGCCTATCTGCGGCATCTGTACGCCAGTCAGGAATTGCTGTCCTTCCGGCTCAATTCCCTTCACAACCTCACCTATTTTCTCGATCTGGCGCGCAACGCGCGTCAGGCCATCGTGGAAGGGCGCTATATGGATTTTCTGGCGAAAATCACAGCCCTGTATCCCGACGAAGCCGCCCGCGCCGCCGCTGGCTCGTAAGCGCAACAAATATCGTCCATATAAAGGGAAGGAGCTTTATGGTTTCTTCCCTTTTTTGTGGCAAGAATGCGCGTTCCTGTCAGCTGCCCTTCGCCATGTTCATGATCTGTTGCAGCAGTTCTGTAAGGTAAGGGATGTTCATGCTGATGATGCGGGCCAGTATCTTGTAAAGGACGGCTAAAACCAACGATGCGCCAATACTGAACCCCAGCCCTCTGGCAATGCCCGAAAGAAAGTTGAGCCAAAGGATCTTGCCGGTTTTTTGCGACAGGCGGACATATTCCGTGAGGCCTGCGTTGTCGAGGCGTTGCAGCAGGAGTTCGGCATCGGTCTGTCTGGCTTCAGGTCGCTTGTCCATTGATCCCCCTCGTGCGGAGTGCCGCTTGAGGCAGAGTCTATACGGTAAGCTCTCAAATCACAAAAACCCGTGATCCTGCGACCACGGGTTTGAAAATGTGTGTTGTGCTTTGCGGCAGATGCGGGGCATGCCCCAGCAGGGTCGCCCTCTATGCCTGAATGTGCTCAAGCCCGCATTCGCGCTGCTCGCGGCGGCGTACCAGCCAGAAGACAAGCAGCGATCCTGCCAGTTTGCTCAGACTCATGGTAATGACAGACCACGGTGTGGCAATGCCGATCATGCCCAGAAACACGATGCTGTCCAGCGGCGCGCCCACAAGGCTTGAAATGAGAATGCGCTGTGAAAAGGGACGGCGGGTAAAGGTGTATACCGCCCAATCGCCAAGTTCGCCCACGGCAAAGGCTGCGGCGCTGGCCAGCGCGAGCTGCGGGCTGGCCATGAACCAGCTGACCACGCAGCCCACCAGCATGCCCCAGAGTACATGATGCCCCACGCGGCGCTGCGCGTAATCGCGCACCACAAAAATAAAGCCGACGATGAGCGAAAGGGGAGCCCACATATCGCCATTGGGCAACTGAATGAGCGGGGTGACAGAAAAGGCGAAGTTAACGCCCACAATAAGTGCAATATAGGTAAATAGGCTGAACATGGGCGGGAGAGTAGGCATTGGCGCGCCTGTAGTCAAGGGTGGCTGTGGAATGCCCCGCTGTTTGGGACGTGGCAGAAATATAATATGATGGGCTGTCCGGCGACAGGGAAAATGCATGTGTTGCCCCGTGATCGATTTTTGCGCCCGGTTTTGCGGCTACGTCTGTCCCCTGTATCTGTCCGGTTTTGGGCCGGAGGATGGGTCGGGGCAATGCTGCGCGTCTTGACCCCGAAGCGCGGATGTGGGACAGAAAGCCAGTTATAGTATGTTTCTAGAGTAAAGTTTACTCTGACTGTGCCGGGCAGGTGCGCAAACCCACGCCCGCCCGAACGCGGAAGCGCAATTTCTTTGAGATGTTAGCCCGCATAGGGCGGCCTTTGTCGTGCCAATGCGCCCGCGCCCTGCAAAATTGCCAGAAAATTATCCGTCGAAGTTTGCGGCGGTAGAGGCTGGATGTTTCCAGCCGGGAGAAAGAATGTCGGATCAGAACTATCGTTGCGGCTGGGTCGCGCTTATGGGGCCGCCCAACGCGGGCAAATCCACCCTGCTGAACGCTTTGCTCGGCCAGAAGGTGACCATTGTCACCCCCAAGCCGCAGACCACGCGCAATCAGATTGTGGGCATCCTTACGGACGAGAAAGCCCAGGTTATTTTTATGGATACGCCGGGCCTTGCCCAGGTGCGCGGCCGGCTGAGCAAAACCATGCTCCAGGCCGTGTGGCAGAGCCTTGCCCAGGCCGAAGTCATCATGCCCGTGCTTGACGCCCACCTGTACATCCGCCATCCGGAATTTCTGGACCGCGACCTTGAGCCGCTGTCCAGGGCGCTTTCCAACGATGACCGGCCCATGGTCGTGGTGGTCAACAAGGTGGATCTGTTCTCGGACAAAAGCCGCATGCTGCCGCTTTTGACCCGTCTGAGCGAAATGTGGCCCAAGGCGGAAATTTTCCCCACTTCGGCCCTGAACCGGGACGGCCTGCCGGAACTGGCAAAACTTATCCGCTCCAAGCTGCCCGTTGCTCAGGCCCAGTTCCCCGAAGACCAGATTTCCACGGCCCCCATGCGTTTCATGACTGCGGAAATCGTGCGAGAAAAGCTGTTCCTGCATCTGCGCCAGGAAGTGCCTTATTCCGTGGCCGTGGATGTGGAAAACTGGGAGGAAGACGAAGAGCGTGGCCAGACTGTGATCCACGCGGTCATCTACGTGGGGCGGCCCATGCACAAGGCCATGGTTATTGGCCGTGCGGGCGCATCCATCAAGCAGATAGGCATTGAGGCCCGCAAGGAAATTCAGGATCTGGTGGGCGGCAAGGTGCATCTGGAGCTTTGGGTCAAGGTGCGCGAGCACTGGACAGAAGACGCCGCCTTCCTGCGCGAGATGGGCCTGATGGCGGAGTAGTCATGGGCGATACCTTGTTGCTCGAACGCTATGCGCGGGTGCTTGACCGCATTGACGCTGCCTGCGCATCGGCTGGTCGCTCCCGCGAAGGCGTGAGGCTTATTGCCGTTTCAAAGCTGCATCCGGCGGAATCCCTGGCCCAGGTGGCCGCCGCCGGGCAGATTGATTTTGGCGAAAATTACGTTCAGGAGGCCTTGCAGAAAAGGCAAGACCTGAGCGCAGACCCGGCCACAGCAGCTCAGTGCGCCGGGATCCGCTGGCACATGATCGGTCATGTGCAAAGCCGCAAGGCTCCGCTGGTGGCTGGGGCTTTCAATCTTGTGCATACCCTTGATTCCCGCAAGCTTGCGGACGCTTTTGAACGGCGTCTGGCGGAGGGCGGTGCGCGCCAGCCAGTGTTGCTTGAAGTAAATGTTGGTGGCGAATCGCAAAAATCCGGTGTGATGTCTGCAGATTTGCCGGAATTGGCCGATTATGTTCTTGAGCGTTGTCCGCACCTTGAGGTGCAGGGCCTCATGTGTCTGCCCCCGGTTTTTGACGCGGGCGATGCCGCGCGGCCCCATTTTGCAAGACTGCGTGAATTGCGCGATGCCTTGAGCACCCGCCTTGGCCTGCCCCTGCCCGAGCTTTCCATGGGTATGAGCGGCGATTTTGAAGGCGCTGTGGCCGAAGGGGCCACCATGGTGCGCATAGGTACGGATATTTTCGGGCCGCGTCCTGCCAAGGTGTGAACAGCTTTGGCACAAAGTCTGCTATATGCCATGCAGACCTGAATGACTTGAGCGGTTCGCATTCATGACCCCACAATAGCGGTGGAGTACGTATGGCGGCCAAAGAAAAAGAATCAAAGGCCCTGCCGGAAGGGCAGGCTGAAAACCCCAAGAAGGGCTCCAAGGCCAAGCGCATCGTCATTATTTTGGCGATATTGCTTATCACTCTGAGTGGCGCTGGCATTGGGGGCTATTGGTGGTTTTTTATGCGTACGCCGTCTTCGGCAAATTCTGCGCCCGCTGAGGCTGCATCTGCTGATGCCGCAGGCAAGGGCGCGGCGGGCCAGACAGGCGCGGGCGGTTCCGGCGGTGCCAACGGCGGTGCGTCCGGCCATGCCGGGGCAGGCGGTTCTGGCGGCGCTGGAGGCGCGGGTGACGGGCGCATTGAACGGCAGGGCGATCTGCCGCGCAGCAGTGGTCAGGTTTTGCCATTGCCGCCCATAACCGTGAATATTTCCGACCCCTCGGGGCGGCGGTACCTCAAGCTGGGCATGGAGGTCGAGGTCAATGCGGACGTTGCCGCCGCGTTGCAGGCCAACAATCCGCGTATCCGCGATGCCATCATCATGCTGCTGGCGGGCAAGACGTTTAATGATATCTCCACGCCTGACGGCAAGGTGCTGTTGAAGGCGGAAGTGGCCGCGCGGCTGAACCAGATTCTGGGCGCGCAAAGGGTCATACGCGTATATTTTACCGATTTTGTAGTGGAGTAGCGCGGGAAGCTCTGCCTCTGGCAGCTGATTTTTGTGCGGACGCGGTTTCAGATAGAGGCTTTTGGCAGCCATGCCCGGTGCGGGGCGCGCTGTTGCCGCGATGCCGCCCGAATTTCGGGTGAGCATGTTGGAATAGAGAATGAGGTGACGTATGTCGCAGGAAGATCAGGAAGCCTTGGCGGCCCAGTGGGCCGCGCAACTGGAAGATGAAGCCAATGCGGCAGAATCTGCTGCGCCTGCTGCACCCGCTGCGCCTGCTGCTGATGCTGCGCCTGGTGGTGCGGCTGGCAGCGGTTTGGATGAAGAAGCTCTGGCGGCTCAGTGGGCTGAATCGCTGGCCCAGGATGAGGAAGACAAGGGGCCGACCTCCTTTGGCGGCGCTGGTGCAGGGCTTGGCGGTCATGCGGTAGACGCGCATTTTCAGGACATGACGGAAATGGCCCGTCAGCCCAAGGACAACAAGCTCAAGCGGGAACTGGATTTTATTCTGGATATTCCGCTGGATGTGTCCGCCGAACTTGGGCGCACCCGTCTGCTTATCAACGAACTGCTGCAGCTTGGGCAGGGTTCTGTGGTGGAGCTGAACAAGCTGGCTGGCGAACCGCTGGAAGTATTTGTGAACGGTAAGCTGGTGGCGCGCGGCGAAGCCGTGGTCATCAACGAAAAGTTCGGCGTGCGCCTCACCGACATCATCAGCCCCATTGAAAGGGTGAAGCAGCTTGGCTAGCCTGCCCCTACTGCTGGCCGCCGCCGAAGGCGGCCTTTCGGGCAGCGCGGTACGCGGCGTGGTCACTTCTGGCGCGCAAGGATCCGCGCCAGCGGTGCCGCCGGGGCTGGAACAGACCGTGGCTGCCGCTGCCGAGCAGATGCTCCGTGGGCTGGATATGGCCGCGCAGGCCGCGCAAAGCGTGGGCATTGCTACGGAACAGGCCGCTGCCTCGCTGGCGGAACCGGCTTCAACGCTGGGACAGTCGTCCTTTTCTTGGAGTAGCTATATTCAGGCCGTGGGTATTCTGTTTTTGCTGGTGGCCGTGCTGTGGCTGGCCGTATGGCTGGCGCGGCGTTTCGGCAAGTTCAATTTTCTGCCGCGTCCGGGGGCGCTGCCGCGCGATGCCCTGGTCATGGAGGCCCAGCTTCCGCTTGGGCCGCGTAAAGGCTTGATGGTGGTACGCTTTTTGAATAGAAGGTTGCTGCTGGGCGTTACCGACCAGCAGATTACCCTTCTGACAGAGGAGCAGGCACAGCATGAGCCAGAAAACGCCGATTTCAAACAGATCATGGAAGAAGCCCGTCGCGGCGCTGGCGGCAGCTAGCCTCTTCATCCTCCTCATGCCGGTTCTGGCCCTTGCGGCTCAGGATCTGGCCATGCCCACAATGCAGCTCACTCTGGCTGGTGGGGCGCAATCGCCGGAAAAGGTCTCGGTGCTGCTGGAAATTCTTTTCCTGCTCACCGTGCTTTCCGTTGCCCCGGCCATCATGCTCACTGTTACAAGTTTTACCCGCATCATCATTGTTTTCAGCTTTCTGCGGCAGGCCATGGGCGTGCAGCAGTTGCCCCCCACCCAGATTCTTGCCAGCCTTGCCATTTTTATGACGGTGGTCATCATGTATCCCGTGGGCAAGCAGATCAATGATAACGCCCTGCAGCCCTATCTGGCCGAGCAGATCGACTACAAGGTGGCGCTTGACAGGGCGCAGGCCCCTTTGCGCACTTTTATGTTCAAGCATACGCGCGAAAAAGATCTCTCTGTTTTTTATTCCATCAGTAAGATGGAAGCGCCGCGCAGCAAGGAGGAAGTGCCCACCATGCTGCTGGCCGCCGCCTATGTCATCAGCGAGCTTAAAACCGCCTTTACCATCGGCTTTCTCATCTACATTCCTTTTCTGGTGCTGGATATGGTCATCTCCAGCGTGCTGCTTGCCATGGGCATGATGATGCTGCCGCCCATGATGGTGTCCATGCCCTTCAAGTTGCTGCTTTTTGTCATGGTGGACGGCTGGAATCTGCTGGTTGGCTCGTTGGTGAACAGTTTTCTGCTCTGACCGACGCTCTGCGTTCAGCTTTGGCCCGGTTTTTGCCTATGGGTTGGAAAGATTCGCACACCGTCAATTTTCAGGAGTCACCCATGTCCCCAGATTTCGTCATCGGTTTCGGTCGGCAGGCCATTGAACTTTGCTTGATGATGTCCTTGCCCATGCTTGGTGTGGGCCTTGGTGTGGGCGTGGTAGTGAGCATTATTCAGGCGGCAACCCAGATTCAGGAAATGACGCTGACCTTCATCCCCAAGGTCGTGTGCATGTTTCTGGCTCTGCTTATGGCCCTGCCCTGGCTCATGGAGCGCATGATTACCTTTACCCGCGACGTGTTCATCAATATTCCCACCTATATCCGGTAAAGACTGCCTCTCGGGTCGCCCTTATCGGCGCGCACAACCCGCTCCGCCATCCGCGCATTCTTGCGCAGCACTGGCATGGGGCGGGTTTTTTGCGTTCAACGATGGTTTGCCAATTTGCGCAGATGTAACGCTCCAAGGGGGCGCATTATGTTGTTTAGGGTGTTTTGATTCTGATATGAGCAACAGCATAACTGTATTTTGCGCAGTTGGTTTGCTATTTGTGATGTATAAAATCTATCTAATAAATATCTAGAGAAAGTTTAGGGTTGTTTTGTTTGTAATAAAAAAGGAAGTGTGGTTGCACTTCCTTTTTTATGCTGTCAAGAGCTTGTCTGAACTGCGCAAAAAGGGCCTATTGTGTTGGCGTGCTTTTTGCTTTGGGATTTGCTGAGCAGAAATTGCCCTACGATGCAGAATTTTTTGCCTTGTGCGCTGCGGCAAGGCCCAGCAGTACGGCTCCGGCTTGCGCCACGTTGAGCGAGTCAAAGGAGCGGGCAAGCGGAATACGCAGCATGTGCGCGCACCGCTTGGCAACTCCGGGCCGAAGGCCTTTGTCCTCATTGCCCAGAACCAGCACGGCAGGCAACTGCATGGGGTCATCAAAGGCATTGAGGCTTGATGGGCCATCACCGCCTGCGCCGTAAATGGTCAGGCCAGCTTCTTCGGCGCTGTCCAGGGCGTGCCCCAGATTGGTGACGCGGGTCACGGGCAGTTTTTCCAGTGCGCCCGCAGCGGCCCTGCGGGCTGCGGGGCCAAGGTAGGCGCTGTTGTGCTGGGGCAGAATGATGCCCGCACCGCCCAGCGCATAGAGGGTGCGGCAGATTGTGCCCACGTTGCCGGGGTCTTGTACCTGGTCTAGGGCCACAATGAGGGGCAGGGGGGCATCGGCTGCCGCAGTCAGCAGGTCGGCAAGTTCGGTAAAGCCGGTGGCGGCCAGACGGGCCACAACGCCCTGATGGGAAACGCCGTCACGGCCTTGACGCCCCTGGGCAGTTTGACCGCCAGCGCCACGGCACAGGCGGTCAAGAGCCACCTGGTCTACCAGACTGAAGCGCACGTTGTGCTGACGGCAAAGGTTCAGCACTTCCTGCGCATCGGGGCCACGCAGGCCTTTTTTGCAGAAGACGCAGTCGATGCGCTGGGGCTCGCTGGCAAGCAGTTCCAGCACAGGCTTGAGGCCCGGCAGCAGCGGGGCTTGTTCAGTTTCATTATGCATATGCGCCTCCGGGCTGTGTGCATTGGCCGCCGTGCGGCCTGAGTGATGGGAGAGGATTGTGCGGGCAAGAACCCGCTAGAAATATTTATGCGATATGCTGCGCGGTTGCGCACGTGTGTGGGCTTTTGCCAGTCCATGCCGTGGCTTCGCGCACGGGGAAGGAACAGTCAGCCCTTGGCGGCTGTGTACGCATCTTCCCGGCAGATGGCAAGCCGGGGCGGCAAAAGGGGAGGGAACAATGGTTGCAGCATCGAACAGGAACGGATCGGCAATGGCAAGACTGTTTTTTCTGGCTGTTGTCTGCTGTCTGCTGCTTGCCGGGGGCTGCGCCTCACGGCAGGGCAGCGACCCCGGAGGGGGATTGTCGATGTCTGTGCCGGAAGAAGACACCTCACCGCCGCTGACGGCCAGTGAAACCGCCGCTCTCAACACCACCGGGCAGGTGGACAGAAACATCCCCGAAAGCGCAATGGCGGACGTGACGCGCCAGTACAAATACTTTTTGCGCAAGGGCCGCCCCACCATGAGCGCATCATCAAAAAGGGCGGAGCAGTTTCTTGCCTATGCCAAGCGCGTGTTCCGCTCGC from Desulfovibrio sp. UIB00 includes:
- the era gene encoding GTPase Era translates to MSDQNYRCGWVALMGPPNAGKSTLLNALLGQKVTIVTPKPQTTRNQIVGILTDEKAQVIFMDTPGLAQVRGRLSKTMLQAVWQSLAQAEVIMPVLDAHLYIRHPEFLDRDLEPLSRALSNDDRPMVVVVNKVDLFSDKSRMLPLLTRLSEMWPKAEIFPTSALNRDGLPELAKLIRSKLPVAQAQFPEDQISTAPMRFMTAEIVREKLFLHLRQEVPYSVAVDVENWEEDEERGQTVIHAVIYVGRPMHKAMVIGRAGASIKQIGIEARKEIQDLVGGKVHLELWVKVREHWTEDAAFLREMGLMAE
- a CDS encoding YggS family pyridoxal phosphate-dependent enzyme; this translates as MGDTLLLERYARVLDRIDAACASAGRSREGVRLIAVSKLHPAESLAQVAAAGQIDFGENYVQEALQKRQDLSADPATAAQCAGIRWHMIGHVQSRKAPLVAGAFNLVHTLDSRKLADAFERRLAEGGARQPVLLEVNVGGESQKSGVMSADLPELADYVLERCPHLEVQGLMCLPPVFDAGDAARPHFARLRELRDALSTRLGLPLPELSMGMSGDFEGAVAEGATMVRIGTDIFGPRPAKV
- a CDS encoding flagellar basal body-associated FliL family protein; protein product: MAAKEKESKALPEGQAENPKKGSKAKRIVIILAILLITLSGAGIGGYWWFFMRTPSSANSAPAEAASADAAGKGAAGQTGAGGSGGANGGASGHAGAGGSGGAGGAGDGRIERQGDLPRSSGQVLPLPPITVNISDPSGRRYLKLGMEVEVNADVAAALQANNPRIRDAIIMLLAGKTFNDISTPDGKVLLKAEVAARLNQILGAQRVIRVYFTDFVVE
- the fliN gene encoding flagellar motor switch protein FliN; amino-acid sequence: MSQEDQEALAAQWAAQLEDEANAAESAAPAAPAAPAADAAPGGAAGSGLDEEALAAQWAESLAQDEEDKGPTSFGGAGAGLGGHAVDAHFQDMTEMARQPKDNKLKRELDFILDIPLDVSAELGRTRLLINELLQLGQGSVVELNKLAGEPLEVFVNGKLVARGEAVVINEKFGVRLTDIISPIERVKQLG
- the fliO gene encoding flagellar biosynthetic protein FliO, producing the protein MASLPLLLAAAEGGLSGSAVRGVVTSGAQGSAPAVPPGLEQTVAAAAEQMLRGLDMAAQAAQSVGIATEQAAASLAEPASTLGQSSFSWSSYIQAVGILFLLVAVLWLAVWLARRFGKFNFLPRPGALPRDALVMEAQLPLGPRKGLMVVRFLNRRLLLGVTDQQITLLTEEQAQHEPENADFKQIMEEARRGAGGS
- the fliP gene encoding flagellar type III secretion system pore protein FliP (The bacterial flagellar biogenesis protein FliP forms a type III secretion system (T3SS)-type pore required for flagellar assembly.) yields the protein MPVLALAAQDLAMPTMQLTLAGGAQSPEKVSVLLEILFLLTVLSVAPAIMLTVTSFTRIIIVFSFLRQAMGVQQLPPTQILASLAIFMTVVIMYPVGKQINDNALQPYLAEQIDYKVALDRAQAPLRTFMFKHTREKDLSVFYSISKMEAPRSKEEVPTMLLAAAYVISELKTAFTIGFLIYIPFLVLDMVISSVLLAMGMMMLPPMMVSMPFKLLLFVMVDGWNLLVGSLVNSFLL
- the fliQ gene encoding flagellar biosynthesis protein FliQ — encoded protein: MSPDFVIGFGRQAIELCLMMSLPMLGVGLGVGVVVSIIQAATQIQEMTLTFIPKVVCMFLALLMALPWLMERMITFTRDVFINIPTYIR
- a CDS encoding RNA methyltransferase — translated: MHNETEQAPLLPGLKPVLELLASEPQRIDCVFCKKGLRGPDAQEVLNLCRQHNVRFSLVDQVALDRLCRGAGGQTAQGRQGRDGVSHQGVVARLAATGFTELADLLTAAADAPLPLIVALDQVQDPGNVGTICRTLYALGGAGIILPQHNSAYLGPAARRAAAGALEKLPVTRVTNLGHALDSAEEAGLTIYGAGGDGPSSLNAFDDPMQLPAVLVLGNEDKGLRPGVAKRCAHMLRIPLARSFDSLNVAQAGAVLLGLAAAHKAKNSAS